The sequence GCGGTGGTGCCAATACGGGCATGAGCGGCTACGGCAACTCGGGCACGGCGACAGGCACCAATACGTCGAACTACAACTCGTTGAACACGGGGAATGCTGTGAACGGGCAAGGTTCTGTGTTTAACGGGAATGGGTATGCGAATTCCTACAGCAATCCGTACGGTGCTTCGACGTATGGGACCTCTGGTACGGCCGGCACTTACGGTGCGGGGTCCAATGCAGGTACGTATGGAACTGTCGGCGGCACCGGGAAAGTTTCCGGAACCGGCAATCCGGGGACGGTTGGGTATCTGAACGGGTACGCAAACGGGACGAATACCACAGGCAACAATTCGGGAACCTATGGTTCCAGCAACTACGGCACGTACGGGGCCGGGACGAACTACGGCACGACTTATGGGCGTGACGAAATGCGCGGCAATCGTGCAGGGACCGGTACGAATTACGGCACCTATGGCACGGGAACAGGCACGAACTCCGGAACTTCTGGGGCGGGGTCTAGCAACAATTACGGCACCTATGGTACGGGGGCCGGTACGAATTACGGAACTTATGGTACGGGCTCTAGCAACAATTACGGCACCTATGGTACGGGGGCCGGTACGAATTACGGTACGTACGGTGCAGGTACTCCCTCGAATTACTCGGGCACCTATGGTACGGGGACTGGGACGACTTCCGGCACGTACGGCACCACCGGTACGGGGACTCGTACCTCGGGGGCCAATATGGGCTCGACGTACAGCGGTTCCAAGTCAGGGGCTCGCGCGTACGGGATGACCGGCGGCGGCACGGCAGGTACTGCGGGGGTTGCAGGTTCCAACGCCGGCATCTATGGCTCCAACGGGGCTTCGTCCGGCAATGGCTCCAACAACACCTACGGCCTGTACAGCTCCTCCACGGGAGCCGGCAACCTGAACGTCTGGTCGGACAACACCATGTCCGACGACCTCCGCGCTCAGATCGTCCAAGCTGTTCGCCAAGCAAATCCGTCGATCAAAAACGTCTACGTCACCGCTTCGCCGTCTCTCATGAATCGCTTCAATCAATACCTGAGCGGCACCAAAAACGCCGGCACCAACGCGGTGCGCAACGCAGGCGGTGCCACGACGAACGCCGTTCGTAACTTCGCAGGCACTGCTGCGTACACCGGCCAAAACTTCTTCAACGACATCCGCACCGGGTTCCGCAACGTGACTTCGAACATCACCAACCGTGTAACAGGCCATACCACGAACTACAACATGGGCACGACCTCCGGCGCAGGCACCGGCCAAACGTCCGGAGCAGGCACGATGTCTCGTGGCGGCATGACCACCAATGGTTCCTCTCAATCCGGCACCTTGGGCACCCAAGGCACACCGATGGGTGGCTCCAATACCGGTTCTGCAGGATTCGGCACCACGCCGAGCGGTTCGACCACCGGCAACGGGGCAGGCGTTCCGTCCAACAACGGTACTTGGATGAACCGCTAACCAGGATCTGCACCAATTGCACCAAGTGAAAAAGACCTCGTCCCCTCGCGGACGAGGTCTTTTTTTCCCCGCTGACGTCCGAAAAAACGCCACTTGCTCGCGGGGAGCAAGTGGCGTTTTTTTCAAAAAGCCTTACAGGAAATCTCGGCGCTCCAAGTGCATGTCTCCGATGTGGTAGTCGGCATGGTTCATCGTGAACGAGATGTTCTCCGCATCGCCCAACTCCCCGAACGTCCGCGCCAACATCTTGGCGACTTCGTTGGCTTCCTCGTCATCCGGACGCTCCCAGAATTCCACGCGGCCGGAAATGTTGTCGCCAATCTCATCGACCGACACGAGGCCCAGCGTATAATGTTCGTCGTCATGCAAGTGGTATTTCGTATGCTCCCCCTTGCGATACGCGACGGAGAGGTGGAACGCTTCGTCATCTTCATCTGCGTCCGTTTCGTAGAAGATCTCGTCGTCTTCGTCATCGTCAGCAAACTCGATGCTGCTGCCGATATCCAGATCGTCGAATTCCATCACGTCTTCGTCTTCGCAGTCTTCGTCTTCGCAGTCTTCCTCCTCGTCCTCATCAAACGCATCGACGAACTCCAAGTTCTCCTCGTAGGCGTCGATCTCGTCGTCCTCTTGGACCGTCTCCACCGAAAGAACTTCGAACGGCTCCATCTCAATCATCGACGAGATGTCTCCGTAGACCATGACCACCGAGCTGTCTTCTACGCCAAGCGCTGCGTTCAAATGCTCGATGTAGGTGCGGACCTCCTCGGTGACGAGTTCCATGTCGTCCTCTGACACCGATTTGGTGTCGATCTGGATCGTGCCTGTCAGCACATCCCCTTCACGGTAGACGAGGTACACATCTCCTGCCCAGTTGTCGTTGAGGTAGATGCTGACCGTTTCTCCACCCGGCGTACGCAATTCAGGCTTCAGTACCACTTGTTTCATCTCGGAGTTCCCCCTTTGCACATAGAGTCTCCTTTAGTATTGCCCGTGTGCGCAAGAAAAAAAGACCCCTTCTGCTTGAGAAGGGGTCTTTTCCTGTTACAAGTTGGTGGGCCCAAGAAGATTCGAACTTCCGACCTCACGATTATCAGTCGTGCGCTCTAGCCAACTGAGCTATGGGCCCGTATTAATGGAGCGGGTGATGGGAATCGAACCCACGCGACCAGCTTGGAAGGCTGGAGTTCTACCATTGAACTACACCCGCAAAAGAGGTATTGCTTGTAAAAAGTGGCGGAGCTGACGGGATTCGAACCCGCGGTCTTCCGCGTGACAGGCGGACATGTTAGGCCACTACACCACAGCTCCGTATAAAAATGGTGGAGGTTGACGGGATCGAACCGCCGACCCTCTGCTTGTAAGGCAGATGCTCTCCCAGCTGAGCTAAACCTCCATCTTGGTGACCCGTACGGGATTCGAACCCGTGAATGCCGCCTTGAAAGGGCGGTGAGTTAAGCCGCTTCTCCAACGGGCCAAGATACATGGTGCCTTTTACCGGAATCGAACCGATGACCTCATCCTTACCATGGATGCGCTCTACCTACTGAGCTAAAAAGGCATCTGGTGGAGAATAGCGGATTCGAACCGCTGACCCCCTGCTTGCAAGGCAGGTGCTCTACCAACTGAGCTAATCCCCCGTGAAAAAATGGCGCGCCCTGAGAGATTCGAACTCCCGGCCTTTTGATTCGTAGTCAAACGCTCTATCCGGCTGAGCTAAGGGCGCATATTGGGTGAAAATGGTGAGCCATGAAGGACTTGAACCTTCGACACCCTGATTAAAAGTCAGGTGCTCTACCAACTGAGCTAATGGCTCGCAAATGGCTGGGGAGGAAGGGATCGAACCTTCGCATGACGGAGTCAAAGTCCGTTGCCTTACCGCTTGGCGACTCCCCAACGAATGCTATTGGATGTTTCCATACTTGTTACATAGTGGGGCGATCGAGGGGAATCGAACCCCCGAATGCCAGAGCCACAATCTGGTGCGTTAACCACTTCGCCACGACCGCCACATGTAATGGTGGAGAGAGAAGGATTCGAACCTTCGAAGCTTACGCAACGGATTTACAGTCCGCCCCATTTGGCCACTTTGGTACCTCTCCACGTATAAGAAGTATTTCGTTTTCGTATCGCTCTCTTGCGGCGACGTTTATTAAGATAACACATCGTCTTGCGAGAAGTCAATACTTTTTTCAAAAACCTTTTTTCAAGCGTCGTTCGCGTGTGTGTCTCTCGCGGCGACAGGACTTATCTTAGCACGTCTTCCTCTCCTGCTCAACGGCTTTTCTCGAACAAATTTGCACAATGGAAGCATTCCGCTCCACAAGGCTCGTCCCAGCGCGGGTATTCTGCTGTTTTTCTACAATACTAAAGTGCAAAGGAGCGATGGAGATGAACCACCACGTCTTGTACCAAGAGAAGCTGCGCACCGCCGAAGAAGCGGTGCTTTTGATCGAGCCTCAGGACGACATCATCGTGCCTCTGTCGGCGGGCGAACCCCCGGCGTTGCTCGATGCGTTGCCCGGGCAGATGAGATTGCGGGGCAACCGACTTTTTCAGATGCTCTCTCTGCGCCCTGCATTGGTCGTGCCGGAGGAGCGGATTCGGTTGGTGTCGATGTTTCTGGGGGCCGGTGATCGTCCGGGTTTTGGGAGCGGGCACTTGGATTTGTTGCCGAATCACTTCTCCGACTTGCCGGGGTTGTTGCGGGAGGTTACTTCCAATCGTGTGATCATGGCGACCGTTTCCCCGATGGATGGGCGCGGTTACTTTTCGCTGGGTACGAATTGCGATTACACGGCCACGTTGCTGGATGACGCGAAGTTGATCTTGCTTGAAGTCAATGGGAACATGCCGCGCACGTTCGGGCATAACCAGATTCACATCTCGCAAGTTGCGGCGCTGGTGGAGAACCATGTCCCCCTCCCTACCCTCGGCGAGCCGCAAATTACGGAAAAGGACGCGAAGATCGGGCGTCTGATCGCGGATCTGATTCAAGATGGAGATACGCTGCAGATCGGGTTTGGGGCGATCCCGAATGCGGTGATGGATTTTTTGGCGGGGCATCGGGATTTGGGCGTTTTTACAGAGATGTTGCCGGATAAAGTGATTGATCTTTTTTTGTCGGGCGTGATTACGAATCAGAAAAAGCCGCTGTATACGGGGCAGATGACGACGACGTTTGCCTTGGGGTCGGAGCGATTGTATTCCTTTATGAACGAGTGCCCTCATTTGAGGATGCTTCCGGTGGATGAGTCGAACGATGTGCGGGTGATTGCGCAGATTCCGAACTTGGTGTCGATCAACTCGACGGTGGAAGTGGATTTTCTCGGACAGTGCAATTCGGAAACGGTCCAGGGTCGCTACTACTCTTCGACGGGCGGTCAAACCGACTTTGCACGGGGAGCTCGGCTTTCAAAAAACTGGCGCGGCATCATCTGTTTGCACGCCACAACCAAGGGAGACACCATTTCGAAGATCGTGCCCACGCTCTTCCCCGGTTCGGTGGTCTCCACGTCCAAGAACGACGTCGATCTGATCGTCACCGAATACGGAGTCGCCAAGCTCAAGGGAAAAACGATCCGCGACCGCACGCGTGCGCTGATCGAGATCGCACACCCGAAGTTTCGCGAGGAATTGGAGTTTGACGCTCGCAAAATGGGGTATCTGCTGTAAAATGAGAGCATGACTTTGTAAGGAGGTTTTGTTGTGCTCGAAGTACGCAACATCACAGGCGGCTATGCCCCCGAAACTCCTGTGATTCGCGACGTTTCTCTGCACGTAGATGCGCATGAGATCGTTGGGTTGATCGGGATGAACGGCGCGGGCAAGAGTACGATCCTGAAGCACGTCCTCGGCCTGCTGGAGCCTTTTACGGGCGAGATTATGCTGGAGGGCGGGTCCTTGAGTGCCGACCCGTTGAAATTCCGTTCGCGGATTTCCTACATACCGGAGCAACCGAGGTTGTATGAAGAGTTGACTTTGTGGGAGCACTTGGAGTTGACGAAGTTGGTGTACCGACTGGAAGAGTCGGTTTTTGCAGAGCGGACGAAGCGGTTGCTGGATGTGTTCCGTTTGACGGACAAAGTGAACGAGTTTCCCAATACGTTCTCGAAAGGCATGCAGCAAAAAGTGATGATCCTCTGCGCGTTTGTGGCGGCACCGGATCTTTTGATCGTGGACGAGCCGTTCGTCGGGCTGGACCCGTTGGCGATTCAGTCGCTGTTGGATCTGTTGATCGAAATGAAGCGGGAGGGGCATGGAATTTTGCTCTCGACGCACATTTTGGCGACGGCGGAGCGGTATTGTGACCGGTTTGTGATGGTCAATGCCGGACAGGTGGCGTTGCATGGCACGGTTGACGAGATGCAAGCGCAGTCCGGGCTTGCGGGGGCCACGCTTGAGGAGATGTTCAACCATGTGGTGAGCGGAGGTTCCTCAAGATGAGCGAGGCAGGGAAGGCTGGAAAAAGCGCGGCTGCGGCCGCTC comes from Tumebacillus amylolyticus and encodes:
- a CDS encoding beta strand repeat-containing protein, which encodes MKKVTTLAGVFLLSSSLLAGCTNQAAPNGSPDGKNETYDTSRGGKVLDTRDPRYTPRNLTPDRANNMNIRGYSAADRGGRMNGLTTGNRGTATGDLNAHADPQLANRIASIPGVSSARVIVNGNTAYVAVNSPTNRHAITKQGVTTKSITGSRDTGTTSLNDHRVQGPVGTSTTKGAGTPVQVGKSGTNTAASNNNTGIMRGTGLSMPYALVSPPIANVGGTNSPSIKSNNQTGYGVYGGGANTGMSGYGNSGTATGTNTSNYNSLNTGNAVNGQGSVFNGNGYANSYSNPYGASTYGTSGTAGTYGAGSNAGTYGTVGGTGKVSGTGNPGTVGYLNGYANGTNTTGNNSGTYGSSNYGTYGAGTNYGTTYGRDEMRGNRAGTGTNYGTYGTGTGTNSGTSGAGSSNNYGTYGTGAGTNYGTYGTGSSNNYGTYGTGAGTNYGTYGAGTPSNYSGTYGTGTGTTSGTYGTTGTGTRTSGANMGSTYSGSKSGARAYGMTGGGTAGTAGVAGSNAGIYGSNGASSGNGSNNTYGLYSSSTGAGNLNVWSDNTMSDDLRAQIVQAVRQANPSIKNVYVTASPSLMNRFNQYLSGTKNAGTNAVRNAGGATTNAVRNFAGTAAYTGQNFFNDIRTGFRNVTSNITNRVTGHTTNYNMGTTSGAGTGQTSGAGTMSRGGMTTNGSSQSGTLGTQGTPMGGSNTGSAGFGTTPSGSTTGNGAGVPSNNGTWMNR
- a CDS encoding acetyl-CoA hydrolase/transferase family protein, whose protein sequence is MNHHVLYQEKLRTAEEAVLLIEPQDDIIVPLSAGEPPALLDALPGQMRLRGNRLFQMLSLRPALVVPEERIRLVSMFLGAGDRPGFGSGHLDLLPNHFSDLPGLLREVTSNRVIMATVSPMDGRGYFSLGTNCDYTATLLDDAKLILLEVNGNMPRTFGHNQIHISQVAALVENHVPLPTLGEPQITEKDAKIGRLIADLIQDGDTLQIGFGAIPNAVMDFLAGHRDLGVFTEMLPDKVIDLFLSGVITNQKKPLYTGQMTTTFALGSERLYSFMNECPHLRMLPVDESNDVRVIAQIPNLVSINSTVEVDFLGQCNSETVQGRYYSSTGGQTDFARGARLSKNWRGIICLHATTKGDTISKIVPTLFPGSVVSTSKNDVDLIVTEYGVAKLKGKTIRDRTRALIEIAHPKFREELEFDARKMGYLL
- a CDS encoding ATP-binding cassette domain-containing protein, whose protein sequence is MLEVRNITGGYAPETPVIRDVSLHVDAHEIVGLIGMNGAGKSTILKHVLGLLEPFTGEIMLEGGSLSADPLKFRSRISYIPEQPRLYEELTLWEHLELTKLVYRLEESVFAERTKRLLDVFRLTDKVNEFPNTFSKGMQQKVMILCAFVAAPDLLIVDEPFVGLDPLAIQSLLDLLIEMKREGHGILLSTHILATAERYCDRFVMVNAGQVALHGTVDEMQAQSGLAGATLEEMFNHVVSGGSSR